The Chryseolinea soli nucleotide sequence GGCAACACCGCCGGCCTCATCCGCTTCGACCACTTCTTCCACATCACCGTCTTCCAATCCCTCTACACCAAAGGCTCCAACGTCTTCGCCGCCATGCCTTCGCTGCACTCGGCCTATCCGTTGCTGGTACTGTACCACTCCTGGAAAAACAAAATGGGCCTCATGAAGATCGTCTTTGCGATCATTACGGTGGGCATTTGGTTTGCGGCGGTCTATACGAGTCACCATTACATTTTGGATGTCCTGGCCGGCATTGCCGTGGCAGTCACCGGAATCGTGCTTTTTCAAATGATGCTGGCGAAAAGTAAGGGATTCGCTGGTTTTGTGGAGCGGTATGCTGGGGTGATTTCTTAGGAGCGAGAACTTCTGGCTACTGACTACTAACTCCTGGCCTGGATCTCAGGATCTGAGTTTGAATTACAGGTATTGGCTACTGACTACTGACTACTAGAATACCGAGAACAAGCTTCTGGCTACTGGACTCTAAATCTGAACGCTAGATTCTGAATTTGACTCTGGCAATTAACTCCTGGCTCCTGGCTCCTGGATTCTGGCTCCTGATTTCAACTCCTGACTCCCAGCTCCTGATTTAATCCCGTGGCAAATCAGATCCAAAATCACCTCCAACCGGTCACCCATTTTCTTAATGCGGCAATCCTCCAGCAATCCCATCTCAATGCCTCGCGTGGCGCTCAGCATGATATGACTCAGGTCGTCCAGGTCCTGGTCCGTGATGCGTTTGAATTCGTTGTTGTAGATGCCGAAGACGAGGATGTCGCGGAGGAGTTCCAGTTCCTGGGCTTCGAAGTTTTTCTTGAGTCCTTTGATCAGTTGGGGGTTCTCGGAGATCTCGCCAAAGACAATGCCGTAGAGGTTGGCTTTTTGGTTGATGGCCCTGATCTTGCTGATGGTGAACATACGGAGTTTTTCCTCGGCGGTGCAGGCCTTCTCCACGGCAGCTTTCACCTGGCTGAAGACTTCCTGCATGTCTTCGCGGATCACGGCATCGAAGATCTCGTCTTTGCTTTCGTAGTAATAGTATAGCGTACTCTTGCCTTTTCCCACGGCCTTGGCAATGTCTTCCATGGTGGTTTTGAAAAGGCCAAAGCGCTGGAATAGGGTCCGGGAAGCTTTGAGGACTTCCACGCGGATAAGTTCATCTTTGGAGAGGACGACGACGCTCATCTAATTTTTTGACCAATTTCGTTTTGGAGTCTAAAATTACGATAAATATACAAGAGCAGGAAGGGTTTGTACCATTTGTGCCGTAATAGATGGCTTGAAAATCGGGTTTCTTTTAACTGGCCATCCCAATTCAGGAACGGTTGAAAGCGGGGATAATAGAGGGGGTCAAGTTTTGCGTTCTAGGTATATTTACGGACCAAGAAAATGTATCCCTGTGAAAAGAAGCATGTACTGTTTGAACGCCACGACCAGCTCCGTCCTGAAACTGTTGCTATGCGCTGTGGGGTTAGCGGCTTGCAGGCCGGAGAGCAAACCAACGTTCACCGATACAAAGGCCGTGAGCAAAGAATACGCCACCACGTTCAAGTTTCGCCCCGGTGCGTTAGTGATCGTGGAGGATTACGAAAAAATGTCGGATGCCAGCGATAATACGCCTCCCAAGGCCATACGCGAGCTGCGCGACGAGGCCACCATCGGCAAGATCCTTGCCCTCGCTGCGGCGCTCCCCGACGAAGGACAGATCATGAAAAAGATGG carries:
- a CDS encoding TetR/AcrR family transcriptional regulator — encoded protein: MSVVVLSKDELIRVEVLKASRTLFQRFGLFKTTMEDIAKAVGKGKSTLYYYYESKDEIFDAVIREDMQEVFSQVKAAVEKACTAEEKLRMFTISKIRAINQKANLYGIVFGEISENPQLIKGLKKNFEAQELELLRDILVFGIYNNEFKRITDQDLDDLSHIMLSATRGIEMGLLEDCRIKKMGDRLEVILDLICHGIKSGAGSQELKSGARIQEPGARS